TCTCATTGTGGTAGTGGCACCGCGTAGTCAGCCGCCAGCTCCTGGAACTCATCCCACTCCGGGAGCTGCTCGTCATCAACCTCCCCGTACGTCTCGAGGTAGCGCAGCAAGGCGTCGATTTCGTCTTCGAGACCATATTTCGCCGCCTGCTCTCGGAGGTCCTCCTCGTCGACGTCGACGTGGCTGAGCAGGAGGAGACAGTACGAGCGGTGGCGGCTGCCGTCGTCGATCAGTAGCGTGTGACAGCAAAGTTCCGCCGGCGAGACTGCGTCGAGATCCTCGGAGTGGAAGTAGTAGCGATGGCCGGTGAGCAGGAATTGGAGGTCGAAGGCCGCGAACCGAGCGAGGCCGGTTTCGTGGAACGCCTCTGCGTCGATTTCCGTCTCGGTCTGGGCGAGGAATTCGTCGTAGTCCTCCCAGAGAATCGTGCCCTTCGGGGCGACGGCTTCGAGGCGCTGGCGATGTAGATGGTGTGCGAGTTCACGGGTGAACTCGTGGAGGCGGTCGAAATCGGCGTTGAACTCGTAGCGGCCGTCGGCCGTCCCGACGAGCCCACGGTCGCGAAACCGCTTGAGGACCCGGTTGACCGTGTTGCGGTAGTTGTCGCTCCGGTCGGCGATCTCGGAGACGGTTCGCGGCTGGTCGAGGTAGTACAGCACTTCGAGTGCCTTGCCCGTCAGCAGTTCGGGGAAGTCGATGTGGGAGTGCTGACGAACGAGGTCCTGATAGAGCTCGACGGCACGAGCGTCTGACGGGATGACTCGTTTTCGCCGGCCGTCGCGTTCCGTGTAGACGAGTCCCTTCTCGACGAGGTCGGCGACGGCACGAGAGAGGTAACTCTCGCTGTGGTCGAGCTTCGTCGCGAGTTCGGAGATCGTGTCGCCACGGTCGACCGTGGCGAGGACCTCGAGTTCGATGCGCCGGAGCACGGTGTAACAGAATACGAAACTTGTATATAAAGAAGTTTCGAGTAGTGTTACAGTCAGCAGGCACGAGAGCCGTCTCCATCGTCTTAACCAACAAAACTATGAATTCGTGGGCCGTGTTGGTTAACACGAGAGTAGCCGATGTCCTACGAACCCCCGACCCCACCAGCCAACCTCCCGACGGAGATCGTCAACACGCTCAACGAGTCGGACCCGGAGCAGCTCCGAGACGTTGCGACGTACGCTGAAGCGCTCGCCGAGCACAAGGAACGAGAGGCCCGTCTCGAGGAGTCGGCAGATCAAGAAGAGGTCGAAGAGCGACCGGACGATCTCCCGGACGACGTCCCTGCCAAAGCGACGATCACGATCAAGGAAATCAACGACAATCGCTACTACTACTGGCAGTGGCGAGAGGGAGAGAAGATTCGTTCTCAGTACAAGGGTCCGGTCAACCCGGACGAGTAAAACTCGATGATGGAGGACACCCACCCCACGTTTCCGTCGTAACTGGATGTTGGTGGAGGGGGTGACGCTGATTTCGAAGGGACCACACCCCCCGCGTTTCCGTCGTTTCTCCACGACGGCGTAGGGAGAGACTACGATAGTGCTATGCAGCCACTAATTCTGTTGACCTATAGTAGTTGTTAGAAGTAATTGCTCACATTTGGGAGCGACAGTTGGTCGAGAGCGGTATCGATCGCGGTGGTCAGTTGCTCAAGCGAGTCGAAGAATCGGTTGCTCAGAGCGTCTTGGAGTTGTCGCCAGCACTCTTCGACAGGATTGA
The window above is part of the Halosimplex rubrum genome. Proteins encoded here:
- a CDS encoding helix-turn-helix transcriptional regulator, with the translated sequence MLRRIELEVLATVDRGDTISELATKLDHSESYLSRAVADLVEKGLVYTERDGRRKRVIPSDARAVELYQDLVRQHSHIDFPELLTGKALEVLYYLDQPRTVSEIADRSDNYRNTVNRVLKRFRDRGLVGTADGRYEFNADFDRLHEFTRELAHHLHRQRLEAVAPKGTILWEDYDEFLAQTETEIDAEAFHETGLARFAAFDLQFLLTGHRYYFHSEDLDAVSPAELCCHTLLIDDGSRHRSYCLLLLSHVDVDEEDLREQAAKYGLEDEIDALLRYLETYGEVDDEQLPEWDEFQELAADYAVPLPQ